One window of Hylemonella gracilis genomic DNA carries:
- the cobS gene encoding adenosylcobinamide-GDP ribazoletransferase: protein MNFVRHYLLALQFFTRVPVTGRLAAWVGYSPDMLRQSAAHFPGVGWLVGLLAALGYAGLDWALPDSGYAPLVAAVLVTVFTVLLTGAFHEDGLADVADGLGGSHERERALDIMKDSRIGAYGAVALVLALLSKIALLALLGDADPALACGALFFAHVVTRFLPLWLIRLLPHVGDTGRSKSKPLADRISAGSLAVATLWTAAAAALSWWWLPEALFWFSGAAASLLASLWMGRLFARRLQGYTGDCLGATQQVCEIACYLGLALGLSWIP from the coding sequence ATGAACTTCGTCCGCCATTACCTGCTGGCCCTGCAGTTCTTCACCCGCGTGCCCGTGACGGGGCGGCTGGCGGCCTGGGTGGGCTACAGCCCCGACATGTTGCGCCAGTCCGCCGCGCATTTCCCGGGCGTGGGTTGGCTGGTGGGGCTGCTGGCCGCCCTGGGGTACGCCGGCCTGGACTGGGCGCTGCCCGACAGCGGCTACGCGCCCCTGGTCGCAGCCGTGCTGGTGACGGTGTTCACGGTCTTGCTGACCGGTGCCTTCCACGAGGATGGGCTGGCCGACGTGGCCGATGGCCTGGGCGGCTCGCATGAGCGTGAGCGCGCGCTGGACATCATGAAGGACTCGCGCATCGGTGCGTATGGCGCCGTGGCGCTGGTGTTGGCCTTGCTCAGCAAAATCGCCTTGCTGGCCTTGCTGGGCGATGCCGATCCGGCTCTGGCCTGCGGTGCGCTGTTCTTCGCCCACGTGGTCACGCGTTTCCTGCCGCTGTGGCTGATCCGCCTGCTACCGCATGTGGGCGACACCGGGCGCTCCAAGTCCAAGCCCTTGGCGGACCGCATCAGCGCGGGGAGCCTCGCCGTGGCCACGCTCTGGACAGCGGCCGCCGCCGCGTTGTCATGGTGGTGGCTGCCCGAGGCGCTGTTCTGGTTCAGCGGCGCCGCCGCGAGCCTGCTGGCCTCGCTCTGGATGGGGCGCCTTTTCGCGCGCCGGCTCCAGGGTTACACGGGCGACTGCCTGGGCGCGACGCAACAGGTCTGCGAAATCGCCTGCTACCTGGGCTTGGCGCTCGGCCTGTCCTGGATCCCATGA
- a CDS encoding AAA family ATPase, which produces MTTPHASAYAPAPTAESAVRLPFPFTALVGQSQLQLALQLAAIDPGIGGLLISGPRGTAKSTAARALAALLPGAPFVTLPLAASLEQLVGTLNVEDVLRDGQLRLAPGMVTRAHGGVLYVDEVNLLPDALVDALLDVAASGVNTVERDGISQQHAARFVLVGTMNPEEGDLRPQLLDRFGLSVALSNPVDAQQRAAILRARLEFDADPAGLVARHAPQLQALGAALVAARAALPRLAWSDQVLRHAADRALEAGVDGLRADLVMLRAARALAALQARDEVTVVDVDAVAELALAHRRLQRVERAEGQGRSEPQTHPQTLAQAPPRSQDHPLAANHPAAGSNAVPTPAPQGDWGALPAQPVGLTPVQRIAGWPPKKA; this is translated from the coding sequence ATGACCACCCCGCATGCATCCGCGTACGCACCCGCTCCTACGGCAGAGTCTGCCGTACGCCTGCCTTTCCCCTTCACCGCGCTGGTGGGGCAGTCGCAACTGCAACTGGCCTTGCAACTCGCGGCCATCGACCCGGGCATCGGCGGCTTGCTGATCAGCGGCCCGCGCGGCACGGCCAAATCCACCGCGGCGCGCGCGCTCGCCGCGCTGTTGCCCGGCGCGCCCTTCGTGACGCTGCCGCTGGCGGCGAGCCTGGAGCAACTGGTGGGCACGCTCAACGTGGAAGACGTGTTGCGCGATGGCCAGTTGCGCCTGGCGCCCGGCATGGTGACCCGCGCGCACGGCGGCGTGCTGTACGTGGACGAAGTCAACCTGCTGCCCGATGCCCTGGTGGACGCGCTGCTGGACGTGGCCGCCAGCGGCGTCAATACGGTGGAGCGCGACGGCATTTCGCAGCAGCACGCCGCGCGCTTCGTGCTGGTGGGCACCATGAACCCGGAGGAGGGTGACTTGCGTCCGCAGTTGCTGGACCGCTTCGGCCTGTCCGTGGCGCTGAGTAATCCGGTGGATGCGCAACAGCGCGCCGCCATCCTGCGCGCGCGCCTGGAATTCGACGCGGACCCCGCCGGGCTGGTCGCGCGGCATGCGCCGCAGCTGCAGGCTTTGGGTGCTGCCCTGGTGGCGGCACGCGCGGCCTTGCCGCGCCTCGCCTGGTCGGATCAGGTGCTGCGCCACGCCGCGGACCGCGCGCTCGAAGCCGGGGTGGACGGCTTGCGTGCCGACCTGGTCATGCTGCGTGCCGCGCGTGCGCTGGCCGCGCTGCAGGCACGCGACGAGGTGACGGTGGTCGATGTGGACGCCGTGGCCGAACTGGCGCTGGCGCATCGCCGGCTCCAGCGGGTGGAGCGGGCCGAGGGGCAGGGACGATCGGAGCCGCAAACCCACCCACAGACCCTTGCGCAAGCGCCTCCGCGTTCCCAGGACCACCCGCTTGCTGCCAACCATCCGGCCGCCGGGTCCAACGCCGTCCCCACTCCCGCCCCGCAAGGCGATTGGGGCGCCTTGCCCGCCCAGCCCGTGGGCCTGACGCCCGTGCAGCGCATCGCGGGGTGGCCGCCAAAAAAAGCCTAG
- the cbiB gene encoding adenosylcobinamide-phosphate synthase CbiB, with the protein MSVAHLHAMGGAVTCAVAVWVALVVDRCWGEPRARLHPVVWMGRYLGWAGDRLQRGAVQQPEQRDWKIFWRAALLWCMGVAIVSGATWGLQTVALMLPWWAAGLALGLLLKPLLAWALLRDEVQAVEAALGQSLAAGRERLRWLVSRDVAPLTEIQVRESAIETLAENLNDSVVAPLFWFALLGLPGAALYRFANTADAMWGYPGLYQGRNWAWAGKWAARADDVLSWVPARLTAALLLLAAGLRSLAWARRLPAQARQTPSPNSGWPMAAMALALGLRLSKPGVYVLHAQGRAPQAADAARAVRLGARALVLGAVLASLALFSVAPLGVGLRS; encoded by the coding sequence ATGAGCGTGGCACACCTGCACGCAATGGGCGGCGCGGTCACGTGCGCCGTGGCGGTCTGGGTGGCCCTGGTCGTCGACCGCTGCTGGGGAGAACCGCGCGCGCGCCTGCATCCCGTGGTGTGGATGGGCCGTTACCTGGGCTGGGCGGGAGACAGGCTGCAGCGCGGTGCCGTGCAACAGCCGGAGCAGCGAGACTGGAAAATCTTCTGGCGCGCGGCGTTGCTCTGGTGCATGGGTGTTGCTATCGTTTCAGGAGCGACCTGGGGCTTGCAGACTGTCGCGCTGATGTTGCCATGGTGGGCCGCGGGCCTGGCCCTGGGATTGCTGCTCAAGCCCTTGTTGGCCTGGGCTTTGCTGCGCGACGAGGTTCAGGCCGTGGAGGCCGCGCTGGGCCAGTCGCTGGCCGCGGGCCGCGAACGCCTGCGCTGGCTGGTGAGCCGCGACGTGGCCCCGCTCACGGAAATCCAGGTACGTGAAAGTGCCATCGAGACCCTGGCCGAAAACCTCAACGATTCGGTGGTGGCGCCCTTGTTCTGGTTCGCGCTACTGGGCCTGCCCGGCGCCGCGCTCTACCGCTTCGCCAACACGGCCGACGCCATGTGGGGCTATCCCGGCCTGTACCAGGGCCGCAACTGGGCCTGGGCCGGCAAGTGGGCCGCGCGTGCGGACGATGTGCTGAGCTGGGTGCCGGCACGCCTCACGGCGGCCTTGCTCTTGCTGGCTGCGGGCTTGCGCAGCTTGGCCTGGGCGCGAAGGCTGCCGGCCCAGGCGCGCCAGACGCCGTCGCCCAACAGCGGCTGGCCCATGGCGGCCATGGCGCTGGCACTCGGTCTCCGCCTGAGCAAACCCGGTGTGTATGTGCTGCACGCGCAGGGGCGCGCGCCCCAAGCGGCGGATGCCGCGCGTGCGGTGCGTCTGGGCGCGCGCGCCTTGGTACTGGGGGCTGTTCTGGCCTCGTTGGCTTTGTTCTCGGTCGCTCCGTTGGGCGTGGGGCTGCGGTCATGA
- a CDS encoding vWA domain-containing protein gives MLPQRPSVSTLAPGARPLGTAIAWLSTLIAKGPAPLQRQHLRRPPQALRAARLHCIVLDTSGSMRQQGRLALAKGHVALLLERAAREGDDVALLGFGGRGVELLLPPGRARASGAQRVRPLGGGGAHRWPKPWPRRTACCNVPPAQPQGMRATGQWSAGSGCSLMAARWNSPRHRVLRSN, from the coding sequence ATGTTGCCCCAACGTCCTTCCGTCAGCACACTCGCGCCCGGCGCACGGCCCCTCGGTACGGCGATCGCCTGGTTGTCGACTTTGATCGCCAAGGGGCCCGCGCCCTTGCAGCGCCAACACCTGCGTCGCCCGCCCCAGGCCTTGCGAGCAGCGCGCCTGCACTGCATCGTGCTCGACACCTCGGGCTCCATGCGCCAGCAGGGGCGCCTTGCGCTGGCCAAGGGGCATGTGGCCCTGCTGCTGGAGCGGGCCGCACGAGAGGGCGACGACGTGGCTTTGCTGGGTTTCGGCGGGCGGGGGGTGGAACTGCTGCTGCCGCCGGGGCGCGCCCGCGCATCCGGCGCTCAACGCGTGCGCCCGCTGGGTGGCGGGGGGGCACACCGCTGGCCAAAGCCCTGGCCGAGGCGGACCGCCTGCTGCAACGTGCCGCCCGCTCAGCCCCAGGGCATGCGGGCGACCGGCCAGTGGAGCGCTGGCTCTGGCTGCTCACTGATGGCCGCACGCTGGAACAGCCCCAGGCACCGCGTGCTGCGCAGCAATTGA
- the cobT gene encoding nicotinate-nucleotide--dimethylbenzimidazole phosphoribosyltransferase has protein sequence MTLRFDLPTVADLNDAALAARLQHKIDQKTKPLGSLGRLESLALQLGLILGSETPELRAPQMLVCAGDHGLAARGVSAFPSDVTWQMVENFLAGGACVSVLARQHGIALTVADCGVRHDFAPRPGLVDVKVAPGTADALSGPAMTADQCAQALANGVSIVQGLPGNALLLGEMGIANTSAAALLLARLANLDIADCTGAGTGLDAAAVVRKTEVLREVLLKHPQAQAPLDVLAAFGGFEIATLAGAVLQAAAERRVIVVDGFIASAAVLVAARLDAQQAPAVLQRCVFAHRSGERGHALMLAQLQAQPLLDLGLRLGEGSGAALAWPLLVSACTVLREMASFESAGVSEKNA, from the coding sequence ATGACCTTGCGTTTTGACCTCCCCACTGTTGCCGACCTGAACGATGCCGCGCTGGCCGCTCGCCTGCAGCACAAGATCGACCAGAAGACCAAGCCCCTGGGCTCGCTCGGGCGGCTGGAGTCCTTGGCCCTGCAACTCGGCCTCATCCTGGGCAGCGAGACGCCCGAATTGCGCGCGCCGCAGATGCTGGTGTGCGCCGGCGACCACGGTCTGGCCGCGCGCGGGGTCTCGGCCTTCCCCAGCGACGTGACCTGGCAGATGGTCGAGAACTTCCTGGCCGGAGGCGCTTGCGTCAGCGTGCTGGCGCGCCAGCACGGCATCGCGCTCACCGTGGCGGACTGCGGCGTGCGGCATGACTTCGCGCCGCGCCCTGGACTCGTCGATGTGAAAGTGGCGCCCGGCACGGCCGATGCGCTCAGCGGTCCGGCCATGACGGCCGACCAGTGTGCCCAGGCCCTGGCCAACGGCGTGTCCATCGTGCAGGGCCTGCCTGGCAATGCCTTGCTGCTCGGCGAGATGGGCATAGCCAACACCTCGGCCGCCGCGCTGTTGCTTGCACGTTTGGCGAATCTGGACATCGCCGATTGCACGGGCGCGGGCACGGGCCTGGACGCGGCGGCCGTGGTCCGCAAGACCGAGGTGCTGCGCGAAGTCTTGCTCAAGCACCCGCAGGCGCAGGCGCCGCTGGACGTGCTGGCGGCCTTCGGGGGGTTCGAGATCGCCACCCTGGCGGGCGCGGTGCTGCAGGCTGCGGCCGAGCGCCGCGTGATCGTGGTCGACGGTTTCATCGCCAGCGCCGCCGTGCTCGTGGCCGCCCGCCTCGACGCGCAACAGGCGCCGGCCGTGCTGCAGCGCTGCGTCTTCGCGCACCGCTCAGGCGAGCGGGGCCATGCGCTGATGCTGGCCCAGCTTCAGGCGCAACCGCTGCTGGACCTGGGCCTGCGCCTGGGCGAAGGCTCGGGCGCGGCCCTGGCCTGGCCGCTGCTGGTGTCGGCCTGCACCGTGCTGCGCGAGATGGCCAGCTTCGAATCGGCCGGCGTCTCCGAGAAAAATGCCTGA
- a CDS encoding aminotransferase class I/II-fold pyridoxal phosphate-dependent enzyme yields MNLGPHQELHGGPDALGVPRFDFSTNANACGPCPQALAAVLQADAAHYPDPSYLALRSRLAEFHGVAPARVLLAASASEFIHRVSAWVAQRGARSVCLPAHSYRDYAAAAQAWGLRSVPSPRDAGLSWACEPSSPLGQAQPELHAWVHDAPLCVLDRAYEPLRLEGVASLRESELDQVWQLWSPNKALGLTGVRAAYVIAPLQADPADPASAPSVAQLEALCSSWPLGAHGVALLQAWTTAEAQAWVRASLLTLQTWKTRQIGLCTALGWRCAPSLANFFCADTGLSAAALAQALRALRARGIKLRDAASFGLPGWVRLGVLAPEAQDALREAWLELLPVRSSPMPMNARAQEGTVQR; encoded by the coding sequence ATGAACCTCGGACCGCATCAAGAACTTCACGGGGGCCCGGATGCCCTGGGTGTGCCACGATTCGACTTTTCCACCAACGCCAATGCCTGCGGGCCTTGCCCTCAGGCGCTGGCCGCCGTGCTGCAGGCCGACGCCGCGCATTACCCGGACCCGAGCTACCTCGCCCTGCGCAGCCGCTTGGCCGAGTTCCATGGTGTCGCTCCCGCGCGGGTGTTGCTGGCGGCCAGCGCCAGCGAATTCATCCACCGCGTCAGCGCCTGGGTCGCGCAGCGCGGTGCGCGCAGCGTCTGCCTGCCCGCGCACAGCTACCGCGACTACGCCGCCGCGGCCCAGGCCTGGGGCCTGCGCTCGGTTCCATCGCCGCGCGATGCTGGACTGAGCTGGGCCTGCGAGCCCTCCAGCCCGCTGGGGCAGGCGCAGCCCGAACTGCACGCCTGGGTGCACGATGCCCCGTTGTGTGTGCTGGACCGTGCCTACGAGCCGCTGCGCCTGGAGGGCGTGGCCAGCCTGCGGGAGAGCGAGCTGGACCAGGTCTGGCAGCTGTGGTCTCCGAACAAGGCCTTGGGTTTGACGGGCGTGCGCGCGGCTTATGTGATCGCGCCGCTGCAGGCTGATCCAGCCGATCCAGCAAGCGCCCCATCCGTGGCCCAGCTCGAGGCCTTGTGCTCTTCCTGGCCGTTGGGCGCGCACGGCGTGGCCCTGTTGCAGGCCTGGACCACCGCCGAGGCGCAAGCCTGGGTGCGGGCCAGCCTGCTCACCTTGCAGACCTGGAAGACCCGGCAGATCGGTCTGTGCACGGCGCTGGGGTGGCGCTGCGCGCCGAGCCTGGCCAACTTCTTCTGTGCCGACACCGGTTTGTCGGCCGCCGCACTGGCGCAGGCTTTGCGGGCTTTGCGCGCGCGCGGCATCAAGCTGCGCGATGCAGCCTCCTTCGGTCTGCCGGGCTGGGTGCGCCTGGGCGTGCTCGCGCCGGAGGCCCAAGACGCCTTGCGCGAGGCCTGGTTGGAGCTGCTGCCCGTGCGGTCGTCGCCGATGCCGATGAATGCTCGCGCACAGGAAGGGACGGTGCAACGATGA
- a CDS encoding DUF1636 family protein translates to MTTIDMTASASSELASTEIVVCTTCRPAGTPREQTAPGQLLYDAVQAALRPPSGAGPSDGLAGHAADVAEAGATAPASVPRLKLRGLACMSGCDRACTVALQAPGKFTYYFGDLGADAETAVQLIACARLHRDSADGTLLRNARPERLRSGILARLPPVASVST, encoded by the coding sequence ATGACCACCATCGATATGACCGCGAGCGCAAGCAGCGAACTGGCCAGCACCGAAATCGTCGTTTGCACGACCTGCCGCCCGGCCGGCACTCCGCGTGAACAGACGGCGCCGGGCCAGCTTCTGTACGACGCGGTGCAAGCCGCACTGCGGCCCCCGTCCGGTGCGGGGCCGTCGGACGGCCTCGCAGGCCACGCCGCAGACGTTGCCGAGGCAGGCGCGACTGCGCCCGCCTCGGTCCCGCGTCTGAAGCTGCGGGGCCTGGCCTGCATGAGCGGCTGTGACCGTGCCTGCACGGTGGCCTTGCAGGCGCCGGGCAAGTTCACTTACTACTTTGGCGACCTGGGCGCCGATGCCGAGACCGCGGTGCAGTTGATCGCCTGTGCGCGCCTGCACCGCGACAGCGCCGACGGCACCTTGCTGCGCAACGCACGGCCCGAGCGTCTGCGCAGTGGCATTCTGGCCCGCTTGCCGCCTGTGGCGTCGGTATCGACATGA
- a CDS encoding cobyric acid synthase, producing MNAPPRSRAVMVLGTTSGAGKSWLTTALCRHYARLGLKVAPFKAQNMSNNARVVAPTLVASRTAPPPEGVNFPWGGPAENWLAGGEIGSAQYFQALAARAEPEVRMNPLLLKPERDTHSQVVLLGQVDEALTRMGWRGRSEKVWPTVACALDELMAENDVVVIEGAGSPAEINLMDSDIVNLRVARHAHARCLLVTDIDRGGAFAHLYGTWALLPEMDRALIHGFVLNKFRGDASLLAPGPQQLQELTGVPTVATLPMWWQHGLPEEDGVFDTTPTLGTGVSSLPPEGARAPRGGPSALGGPYATSGAIHTRIAVVAYPRISNLDEFQPLKNVPGVALRWARGPADLVGVDWVILPGSKHTSGDLAWLRAQDLDRAISAHAAQGRVVLGICGGLQMLGEALIDTHGIDGNAPGLGLLPLVTAFEPAKTVRRTVARLGEARGAWSALSGVDVRGYEIHHGQTAQHPAMEAAGDVARELMPGLAWQNAEGNVLGVYLHGLFEDPAVLQALFGAQVPTLESVFERMADFIAAHFEPGVLDQLIAD from the coding sequence ATGAACGCCCCCCCACGCTCCCGCGCCGTCATGGTGCTGGGCACCACCAGCGGCGCTGGCAAGAGCTGGCTCACCACGGCCTTGTGCCGCCACTACGCGCGGCTGGGCCTGAAGGTGGCGCCCTTCAAGGCGCAGAACATGAGCAATAACGCAAGGGTTGTGGCCCCCACGCTGGTCGCTTCGCGTACTGCGCCGCCCCCCGAGGGGGTTAATTTTCCTTGGGGCGGCCCGGCGGAAAATTGGCTTGCTGGCGGCGAGATCGGCTCGGCCCAGTATTTCCAGGCCTTGGCCGCGCGCGCCGAACCCGAGGTGCGCATGAACCCGTTGCTGCTCAAGCCTGAGCGTGACACGCACAGCCAGGTTGTGCTGCTGGGCCAGGTCGATGAAGCGCTCACGCGCATGGGCTGGCGCGGGCGCAGCGAGAAGGTCTGGCCCACGGTGGCGTGCGCGCTGGACGAACTCATGGCCGAGAACGACGTGGTGGTGATCGAGGGGGCGGGTTCACCGGCCGAGATCAACCTCATGGACAGCGACATCGTGAACCTGCGCGTGGCCCGCCACGCGCACGCACGCTGCCTGCTAGTCACCGACATCGACCGTGGCGGCGCTTTTGCGCATCTCTACGGCACCTGGGCCTTGCTGCCCGAGATGGACCGCGCGTTGATCCACGGTTTCGTGCTCAACAAGTTCCGCGGCGATGCCAGCTTGCTGGCTCCGGGCCCACAACAACTGCAGGAACTCACGGGCGTGCCCACGGTGGCGACGCTGCCCATGTGGTGGCAGCACGGCCTGCCCGAGGAAGATGGTGTTTTTGATACGACCCCCACGCTCGGCACTGGCGTGTCCTCGCTGCCCCCCGAGGGGGCTCGCGCGCCTAGGGGCGGCCCGTCGGCGCTTGGTGGCCCCTACGCCACAAGTGGCGCGATCCACACCCGCATCGCCGTCGTGGCCTACCCGCGCATCAGCAACCTCGACGAGTTCCAGCCGCTGAAGAACGTGCCGGGCGTGGCCCTGCGCTGGGCGCGTGGCCCGGCCGACCTGGTGGGCGTGGATTGGGTCATCCTGCCAGGCTCCAAGCACACGAGCGGCGATCTGGCCTGGCTGCGCGCACAGGACCTGGACCGTGCCATCAGCGCGCATGCCGCGCAGGGCAGGGTGGTGTTGGGCATCTGTGGCGGCTTGCAGATGCTGGGCGAGGCGTTGATCGACACCCACGGCATCGACGGCAACGCGCCGGGCCTGGGCCTGCTGCCCCTGGTCACGGCCTTCGAGCCGGCCAAGACCGTACGGCGCACCGTGGCACGCTTGGGCGAGGCGCGCGGCGCCTGGTCCGCCTTGTCTGGCGTGGACGTGCGGGGGTATGAAATCCACCACGGCCAGACGGCCCAGCACCCGGCCATGGAGGCGGCGGGGGACGTGGCGCGCGAATTGATGCCGGGCCTGGCCTGGCAGAACGCCGAGGGCAATGTGCTGGGTGTCTATCTGCACGGCCTGTTCGAAGACCCGGCCGTGCTGCAAGCCCTGTTTGGCGCCCAGGTGCCCACGCTCGAATCCGTCTTCGAGCGCATGGCCGATTTCATCGCCGCGCATTTCGAACCCGGCGTGCTGGACCAGCTGATCGCCGACTGA